A genomic segment from Vagococcus zengguangii encodes:
- the purM gene encoding phosphoribosylformylglycinamidine cyclo-ligase, translating into MANAYEKAGVDVHAGYEVVERIKKHISKTQRLGMMGAIGGFGGLFDLSQLDYAEPVLVAGTDGVGTKLMVAIEADKHDTIGIDCVAMCVNDIVAQGAEPLFFLDYIATGNNQPAQIEQIVAGVADGCEQAGAALIGGETAEMPGLYQTGEYDVAGFTVGVVEKSQLVTGETIEAGDVLIGLASSGIHSNGYSLVRDIFFNRHELSVEVVLPELGEQTLAEALLVPTKIYVKSLLPLAKTGKVKGMAHITGGGFVENIPRMLPEGLAAKLTHGSWPILPIFEVLEKYGELSHDEMYEIFNMGIGMVLAVAADEVADVQSQLASLGEASYVIGEVVTQTSTPVEWAANE; encoded by the coding sequence ATGGCTAACGCTTATGAAAAAGCTGGTGTTGATGTTCACGCTGGTTATGAAGTGGTTGAAAGAATAAAAAAACATATTAGTAAAACGCAACGTTTAGGTATGATGGGAGCAATCGGTGGTTTTGGTGGTTTGTTTGATTTAAGCCAACTAGACTACGCTGAACCGGTGTTAGTTGCCGGAACAGATGGTGTGGGGACTAAGTTAATGGTCGCAATCGAAGCCGATAAACATGATACGATTGGAATTGACTGTGTAGCGATGTGTGTTAATGATATCGTCGCACAAGGGGCTGAACCATTATTTTTCTTAGATTATATTGCAACAGGCAACAATCAACCGGCTCAAATTGAACAAATTGTTGCTGGAGTTGCTGATGGTTGTGAGCAAGCTGGGGCTGCCTTAATTGGTGGAGAAACAGCTGAGATGCCAGGTCTTTATCAAACCGGTGAATATGATGTTGCAGGTTTTACGGTTGGTGTCGTTGAAAAATCTCAATTAGTGACAGGTGAAACGATTGAAGCAGGTGATGTATTGATTGGCCTAGCGTCATCAGGGATTCATTCAAATGGTTACTCATTAGTGCGTGATATTTTCTTTAATCGCCACGAGTTATCAGTTGAGGTTGTGTTACCAGAATTAGGTGAGCAAACACTCGCAGAAGCTTTACTAGTTCCTACTAAAATTTATGTGAAGAGCCTTTTACCACTTGCGAAAACAGGTAAAGTGAAAGGAATGGCGCACATTACCGGTGGCGGATTTGTCGAAAATATTCCGCGTATGTTACCAGAAGGTTTAGCTGCTAAGTTGACGCATGGTTCATGGCCGATTTTACCTATTTTTGAGGTGTTAGAAAAATATGGTGAACTATCACATGATGAGATGTACGAAATTTTCAATATGGGAATTGGGATGGTTTTAGCGGTCGCTGCCGATGAAGTGGCTGATGTACAATCGCAACTCGCTAGCTTAGGTGAAGCAAGCTATGTTATCGGTGAAGTGGTGACACAAACAAGTACACCAGTTGAATGGGCGGCGAACGAATAA
- the purN gene encoding phosphoribosylglycinamide formyltransferase, whose amino-acid sequence MKKIAILASGNGSNFEVIRQKIVDGELQAEIVLVFSDQPSAFVLERAKQHQLPYATFSPKEFASKAAYEQRLLELLVECEVDMLILAGYLRILGSDVIQAFPNKIINIHPSLLPEYPGLRSIERAYQDGQQVTGVTIHYVDEGLDTGPIIRQASLTIDPSESLAQLEERVHQLEHQLYPEALQQLLNKELN is encoded by the coding sequence ATGAAAAAAATCGCTATTTTAGCGTCGGGTAACGGTAGTAATTTTGAAGTGATTAGACAAAAAATTGTAGATGGAGAATTGCAAGCAGAAATTGTCTTAGTTTTTAGTGACCAACCGTCAGCTTTTGTGCTAGAACGTGCTAAACAACATCAGTTACCTTACGCAACCTTTTCGCCAAAAGAATTTGCTTCAAAAGCAGCTTACGAACAACGGTTATTAGAACTATTAGTCGAATGTGAAGTCGACATGTTAATTTTAGCCGGCTATTTACGAATTTTAGGGTCTGATGTTATTCAAGCTTTTCCCAATAAAATTATTAATATTCATCCATCGCTGTTACCAGAATATCCTGGCTTAAGAAGTATCGAACGAGCTTATCAAGATGGACAACAAGTAACCGGTGTGACGATTCATTATGTTGATGAGGGCTTAGATACTGGCCCAATTATCCGTCAAGCCTCACTTACGATTGATCCTAGTGAAAGTTTGGCACAATTAGAAGAACGTGTTCATCAATTAGAACATCAATTATACCCAGAAGCATTACAACAATTACTTAATAAGGAGCTAAATTAA
- the purF gene encoding amidophosphoribosyltransferase — protein sequence MSYEIKGLKEECGVFGVWGHEAAARLTYFGLHSLQHRGQEGAGIVSNDAGSLHLYRNHGLLSQVFKDESTLDTLPGKAAIGHVRYATAGNHSLNNIQPFLFELSDAQIALAHNGNLTNATTLRKELEAQGTILHSNSDSEILMHLIQKSTQSDFLSKIKEALNTVKGAFAYLIMTNDCLYAALDPNGFRPLSIGRMSNGAYVVASETCALEVSGATFVCDVKPGQLVKIDDNGLTIDHFTEDTQYAICSMEFIYFARPDSNIAGINVHSARKKMGKILAQEAKKVEADMVIGVPNSSLSAASGYAEASGIPYEMGLVKNQYIARTFIQPTQELREQGVRMKLSAVRGVVEGKSVILVDDSIVRGTTSKRIVRLLKEAGAKEVHLRITSPPLKYPCFYGIDIQDSKELIAASHSVEEIRELVEADSLEFLSEDGLIKAIGLNLDAPYGGLCMAYFNGDYPTKLFDYQSVLEKRQK from the coding sequence ATGTCTTATGAAATCAAAGGCTTAAAAGAAGAATGTGGGGTTTTCGGTGTTTGGGGACATGAAGCAGCCGCGCGTTTGACTTACTTTGGTTTACATAGTCTACAACATCGCGGACAAGAAGGGGCAGGTATCGTTTCAAACGATGCCGGCAGCCTTCATCTCTACCGTAATCATGGTTTATTATCGCAAGTTTTTAAAGATGAAAGTACCTTAGATACGTTACCTGGTAAAGCAGCTATTGGGCACGTGCGTTATGCAACGGCGGGTAATCACTCCTTAAATAATATCCAACCGTTTTTATTCGAGTTATCAGATGCGCAAATTGCCTTAGCGCATAATGGGAATTTAACCAATGCAACGACGCTAAGAAAAGAATTGGAAGCACAAGGGACAATTTTACATTCTAATTCTGACTCTGAAATTTTAATGCATTTAATTCAAAAAAGTACGCAGTCAGATTTTTTATCAAAAATCAAAGAGGCCCTAAATACTGTTAAAGGAGCCTTTGCCTATTTAATCATGACAAATGATTGCTTATATGCTGCATTGGATCCGAATGGGTTCCGTCCGCTGTCTATCGGACGTATGTCGAATGGCGCCTATGTCGTGGCTTCAGAAACATGTGCGTTAGAAGTGAGTGGTGCGACCTTTGTATGTGACGTGAAACCTGGTCAATTAGTAAAAATTGATGATAATGGGTTGACAATTGATCATTTTACCGAGGATACGCAATATGCGATTTGTTCAATGGAATTTATTTATTTTGCGCGACCTGATTCAAATATTGCGGGCATTAACGTCCATTCAGCTCGTAAAAAAATGGGTAAAATTTTGGCGCAAGAAGCGAAAAAAGTAGAAGCTGATATGGTAATTGGGGTACCAAACTCGTCGCTATCAGCTGCGAGTGGTTACGCTGAAGCTTCAGGCATTCCATATGAGATGGGTTTAGTGAAGAATCAGTATATTGCGAGAACCTTTATTCAACCAACGCAAGAGTTGCGTGAACAAGGCGTTCGCATGAAACTTTCAGCGGTAAGAGGAGTGGTTGAGGGTAAGAGCGTGATTCTAGTCGATGATTCCATTGTACGTGGCACGACTAGTAAACGAATTGTGCGCTTGCTTAAAGAAGCAGGTGCTAAAGAGGTTCATTTACGTATTACCTCGCCACCACTTAAGTATCCATGTTTTTATGGGATTGATATTCAAGACTCCAAAGAATTAATTGCTGCCAGCCACTCAGTCGAAGAAATTCGTGAACTAGTAGAAGCGGACAGTCTAGAGTTTCTAAGTGAAGATGGTTTAATCAAAGCAATTGGTTTGAACTTGGATGCTCCATATGGTGGATTATGCATGGCCTATTTTAACGGAGATTATCCTACTAAATTATTTGATTATCAATCTGTATTGGAAAAAAGGCAAAAATAA